GTTATTCCTCGAACGGATAGAGCGGCTGCGAGCGATGGTGAAACGTCAGTTGCGTCATGTCGGCGCAGGTCGGGCCCGGCGTGTTGCAACGGATGAAGCGCGCGACGACCGGCCGATACGCTCCGAGCGGCGCATTGACTCCCTTCGCGACGATCACGCGGTACGTTCGCGGATCGAGCCCGCAAGAGAGAACTTGCTGCAAGCTGAACGGCGGAATGCGGAGCGAGAAGAGCATCACGGTCATCCCGCGCTCGGTGCGCACGATCGCGGTCGGGCCCATGTCGTAGTCGGTTCGTCCGCCGTGCGACGGGATGGGATCGTGGAACTTGCCGTCGTTCAGGCTTTCCACCGTCACGTCGGCGACGAGCGGCGCCCCCATCTCCGGAAACGAACGGCCTCCCATCGCGAGCGTGAGCTGGGCGCCGATCCCTGCGCGCCGCGCTTCCGCTTGCGCCGCGGGATCGTAGAGCAGCACGAGCGAAGCGGCGATGTGGTGCTCATGCAGCAGTCGGGCCAAGAGCGTTCCATCGGCCGGACTTCCGCCCCCCACGTTGTCTCCCACATCGAGCAGGCAAACCCGTTCGCTCGTCGCGGCGATCTCGGCGACCGCTTCGGCCGGCTCGACGAGACCATGCTTGAACTCGCGCCGGTGTGCAACGAGGTACGCGCTCAATTCCTCGGCATAACGCCGCGCCGCCTGCGGATCGCCGTCCGTCACGACCCACACCGTCGAGCCCAATTGCGGTACGTCGGAATAAGGAAAGCCGAGCGCGATGCTCGCCGACAGCACGCCGGGCCGCGTCATGATTTCCGTAGCCAACGCGTATAGCGAGAGGCACGGCTCGGCGTCGGTCAGTTGTCGATCGATGCTGATCTGCACTCGCGGAATTCCCAACGCTTGCGTCGGTCGAACTTCGCCGCGCAGTAGGCGCGCCAGCAGCCTCGCGGCCTTCAGCCCCGTCGCATATTGGTCGAGATGCGGATTCGTACGGTACGAGATCGTCGCGGTGCAGGCGTCGAAGAGGCGTTGCGAGACGTTGCCGTGCGGATCGAGCGTGACGACGATCGGAAACTCCGGCCCGAAGCGTGCGCGCAGCCGGCCGACCCAATAGCCGTCCATGTCTCGTTGCGATTCGCAGACTCCCGCCCCGTGCGGCGCAACCAGCAACGCATCGAGCGGGCCGGCCTTCGCAAGCTCTTCGTCGAGCATCGCCAGGATCGTATCCAAGGTCGCCCCGCTGACGATGCCGCCGGGAATGGCGAGCGCCATCAGGATCGGCACCGGCGTCAGCCTGGCTTCCGCGAGGCCTGCATAGAATCCGCCGACTTCGTGAAACGAGTTGCCGTAGACCGGCGTAATCGCCGCGCCGCGCAGCAGCGTATCGACCTGAAAGTTTTCCAGCGTTGTCGTTCCGGCAGCGAACGTGTTCGACTCATGCTGAAT
This region of Planctomycetia bacterium genomic DNA includes:
- a CDS encoding M81 family metallopeptidase, which produces MRVGIISIQHESNTFAAGTTTLENFQVDTLLRGAAITPVYGNSFHEVGGFYAGLAEARLTPVPILMALAIPGGIVSGATLDTILAMLDEELAKAGPLDALLVAPHGAGVCESQRDMDGYWVGRLRARFGPEFPIVVTLDPHGNVSQRLFDACTATISYRTNPHLDQYATGLKAARLLARLLRGEVRPTQALGIPRVQISIDRQLTDAEPCLSLYALATEIMTRPGVLSASIALGFPYSDVPQLGSTVWVVTDGDPQAARRYAEELSAYLVAHRREFKHGLVEPAEAVAEIAATSERVCLLDVGDNVGGGSPADGTLLARLLHEHHIAASLVLLYDPAAQAEARRAGIGAQLTLAMGGRSFPEMGAPLVADVTVESLNDGKFHDPIPSHGGRTDYDMGPTAIVRTERGMTVMLFSLRIPPFSLQQVLSCGLDPRTYRVIVAKGVNAPLGAYRPVVARFIRCNTPGPTCADMTQLTFHHRSQPLYPFEE